TCAATCCACCTGCTTCTTCTGCTTTAGACGATTTGTTGGCAATCCAGCCTGGGAGTGTAATATCGTAATATCCAAAGAAGCTCAATGCAAAGAATAAGAATATCCCAAAGAAGAACAAATTAAGCCAAACATTGGTAGAAATATTATTAAAGATATTTCCAGAAATTCCATCTATAATATGGAAAGGGATACTCAATAAAATAAAAATTACCAAGATAAATATTCCGTAAATAATAGCATCTCGTTTACCTTTAGCCTTATTGGCAGCCCCTTTGGTAAAGAATGAAACCGTAAGCGGAATCATAGGGAAAACACAAGGTGTTAATAATGCAATAAGCCCTCCAATAAAGCCTAAAATAAGAATCCACCAGTTGCTAGAACTTTCCTCTTCTGTTGCCACGCCGCAGTCTGTAAGTGGTGTTTTAGGATTTAAAGATTCTACCTTTAGAGAATTTTCTCCTTGTAGCACTTGTGCGGACGGTGTTGTATTTTCTGCTGAGGTTAGATTTGTATTTTGGTTTACTGTATCTTTAATAGTCTCTTGTAATGGTGTTTGTTCGCTTTCTTTAGAGTTGGTCTCTGTGAGATTGACTTTAATTTTTTCCTTAAATTCTAAAGTGTTAGGAGCCAAACACACACGGTCGTTACAAGTTTGATAAGTAATTTCTACATTTACATCTGCAGGTTTGGAAGCGTCTTTTAGCTTAAATTTCTGTTTGAATGTGGCAGTATTAGAGAAGTAAACAATCCTAGCACCAAAGGCTTCTGAAAATTCATCGTGTTTTTTACCAATTTCTACAATTTTACCCACAGGAATTATATTCGCTCCTGAAACTTTCATTTCAGTAGGAATACCACTGTCTTCGGGTAAATCTTTGGAGTAGATATGCCAACCATTTTCTAAGGTAGCAGTAAGGACTGCCTCATACTCTTGGTTACTAAGTTCATTAACTTTTAGTTTAAATTTTACGGGGTCTTTTATCTGAGCCGAGAAGTTTACGGCTAGCATAGTCCACCATAAAAGTAATAAGTGTCTCAGTTTCATAACTTTTTATTATAAAATAATTTTGATGTTTTTTTCTGTTTTGTCATTAGAGGCAAA
This Riemerella anatipestifer DNA region includes the following protein-coding sequences:
- a CDS encoding protein-disulfide reductase DsbD family protein; translated protein: MKLRHLLLLWWTMLAVNFSAQIKDPVKFKLKVNELSNQEYEAVLTATLENGWHIYSKDLPEDSGIPTEMKVSGANIIPVGKIVEIGKKHDEFSEAFGARIVYFSNTATFKQKFKLKDASKPADVNVEITYQTCNDRVCLAPNTLEFKEKIKVNLTETNSKESEQTPLQETIKDTVNQNTNLTSAENTTPSAQVLQGENSLKVESLNPKTPLTDCGVATEEESSSNWWILILGFIGGLIALLTPCVFPMIPLTVSFFTKGAANKAKGKRDAIIYGIFILVIFILLSIPFHIIDGISGNIFNNISTNVWLNLFFFGIFLFFALSFFGYYDITLPGWIANKSSKAEEAGGLIGIFFMALTLVIVSFSCTGPILGSLLGSAVTGSSDVPMLLTFALAGFGLSWAIVFGALALFPQALQSLPKSGGWMNTVKVILGFIELALALKFLSKADLVSKTFLLKRELFIVLWIIITIGLVLYLFGKIRFPHDDKNAKTSTTRKVFGVLGIGFVIYLIQGLVPSDRPKLQLLSGILPPINVSYLHNEQEGILGMHPEHDFFVALEQAKKVNKPILIDFTGYGCENCRKMEEFVWSEPDILPILQNEVVLASLYVDDKEELPENEQIKIDMGGGQKKKVKTIGDRWSLFQQVNFNNNSQPHYVLVTPDGKVINKPVSGYMPKEEFKQFLECGVNWFKKNKK